In Deltaproteobacteria bacterium, the following are encoded in one genomic region:
- a CDS encoding ketopantoate reductase family protein produces the protein MRYIIYGAGGVGGAIGARLFQHGHETVFICRGEHHAVLQRNGLTFKTPNETLQLRIRTVGHPAELKFTKDDVVILTMKSQDTEGALRDMLRAGATDVSIVCAQNGVDNERMAARYFPRVYGMVVVLPATYLEPGVVLNHSTPMEGVLDAGCYPKGIDNVITQVTKDITACGFSAKPDANIMRWKYAKLLTNLQNALQAACGLGMQEKSFAHAVREEALSCFKAAGIEAAPQDEFRQRMAEVKIKDIPEHPRTGGSTWQSLMRGLPSTEADYLNGEIVLLGRLHGVSTPYNRVLQRIASELARTGKRPGSVTIEDLQRMLPEEQAHE, from the coding sequence ATGCGTTACATCATCTATGGTGCAGGTGGCGTCGGAGGTGCGATTGGTGCACGGTTGTTCCAACATGGCCATGAAACCGTGTTCATTTGTCGTGGCGAACATCATGCCGTGCTGCAGCGGAACGGACTCACCTTTAAAACTCCTAACGAAACCCTACAACTGCGTATCCGTACAGTCGGGCACCCTGCCGAGTTAAAATTCACAAAGGACGATGTTGTGATCCTGACAATGAAGTCACAGGATACCGAAGGCGCTCTGCGTGACATGCTGCGAGCAGGCGCGACCGACGTTTCCATCGTGTGTGCGCAAAATGGGGTCGACAACGAGCGCATGGCCGCCCGCTACTTTCCTCGTGTGTACGGTATGGTGGTGGTGCTCCCGGCAACCTATCTCGAGCCTGGAGTGGTCTTGAATCATTCAACACCAATGGAAGGTGTACTCGACGCAGGCTGCTATCCCAAGGGTATCGACAACGTTATTACGCAGGTGACAAAAGATATCACTGCGTGTGGGTTTAGCGCCAAGCCGGACGCAAACATCATGCGTTGGAAGTATGCCAAGCTTCTCACCAATCTGCAGAATGCGCTGCAAGCTGCGTGTGGGTTGGGAATGCAGGAAAAAAGCTTTGCCCATGCCGTGCGTGAAGAGGCACTATCATGCTTCAAGGCCGCAGGAATCGAAGCCGCGCCGCAAGATGAATTTCGCCAGCGCATGGCAGAAGTGAAGATCAAAGACATTCCTGAGCATCCGCGCACCGGCGGGTCAACCTGGCAAAGTTTGATGCGTGGTTTGCCTTCAACTGAAGCCGACTATCTCAATGGCGAGATCGTTTTACTCGGTCGATTACATGGCGTTTCGACACCGTATAATCGCGTCCTACAACGGATCGCCAGCGAGCTGGCCCGCACTGGAAAGCGGCCTGGGAGTGTGACAATTGAAGACTTACAGCGCATGTTACCCGAAGAACAGGCGCACGAATAA